From the Glycine max cultivar Williams 82 chromosome 11, Glycine_max_v4.0, whole genome shotgun sequence genome, the window TTCCTCATAAGCAGACAGCAAAAGGATCATATCTCCCAAATGGGCCATTTTACTCATAATATCTGGACATGGGACTTGAGGTGGAGGAGGAACCTCTTTGATCATGAAAGTCTCTTGGCTGTGCAGTTTATGGAGGATATCAGCTCTGTTCCTATCCAAAGACAGGTGAAAGACAACATATTGTGGTTGGCCGAATCTAATGGTCAGTATTCTACTAGGTCTGCTTATAACTTATGCATGAACACCACTTCAGCAAATTCTGATAGCAACATTTTTAAGGCAATATGGAAGCTGAATATTCCCCCCCGGGTGGCGATCTTCTGTTGGAGACTTCTTAGAAATAGGCTTCCTACCAAGGTCAACCTCCTAAGAAGAAGTGTCAGTATTCAGGAAGACACCTGTTCCTTATGTGGCTGTGTGCAAGAGGATGTGGGTCATTTGCTCTTCAATTGTAAAATGACAAATGGTCTGTGGTGGGAATCTATGAGATGGGTTCGGGTAGTAGGTCCCCTTTCCATTAACCCAATTCACCATTTGTACCAATTCTGCGAAGGGTTCGAATCAAATGTGAATTACAGCTCAAGATGTGGGTGGTGGATAGCCTTAACTAATTCTATATGGCAGCATAGGAATCAATTGATTTTCCAAGGAAAACCTTTTGATCCCTATAAAGTCATGGACCATGCTATTTTCTTAGCTTGGTCATGGTTAAAGGCTTATGATAAAGATTTCAGTATTAACTTCCATTACTGGTCTTCTAATATATCTACTTTTCTTGCCTAGATGGGTTTGGGTCTGAATGTTTTCTGTTGAGTATGTGTGTTATTTTGGAGGGTAGCACTCTGGTGCCTTGTATTTCTACTATTTGGTACCTCTGGTACTGTTTTACctattaatgatatatatattttctgccttccaaaaaaaaaagtattcgaGTTATAAACCTGGAAGGAAGCATATAGATAATGCAGGTAGAAAAGGGTGGTTCAACTTGTCAAGAATTTCGCTGCATAGCCGTGGACAATTTGAGATCAGAATTCCCTGCACACAGCCAAAAGATTTGATTAATGTCaatcatgaaacaaaaaatgttattgtcaCCATAAAATCGTAcagaaaaatactaaattatcaaaaaatgGTTATGTTAAATACCACCATAAAGCATGGAAGAGCAAGAATCCCACAGAATTTGATATTGGTGTTATAAGTAggaaaaaatcatgaaattagaaaattaaatataataaggaAATGAATTTGCAATTCCTTCTTACTCATTGTCATGACATTGTCCcatgtaaaaatttatataacctCATTGAAAACCTGGTCCTTGAGATCAatgacaaaaagtaaaagagctAGGGGAGGGGGCAAAGAatgagttaaattatttttttttaccaaaacctGATGCATTCACAGAGGAACTTTGAAAgcaattaaaattatagattttgcaagctTGTCCAATGAGGTGACAATGAAAATACCTAGTGTTACTACCTGATATACAGTTTTTGCTGCTCGTTTTATTGTCGATTCCAACTGCATCGATGCATCTTTAACAAGCATACCACGAACCAGAGCAGCAACCAAGTTGACCTTCTTTGGACTCTAAAATACCATAGAAAACAAGGTATGTAAAATGTGCAACTAGTCAGATATTAATCAGATCCTTCTTAAACCATAAATTAAGACATTTTCCACAGCAAGCCAGGGAAGGCATTTCAATGGCTAAAAAATTAGATGCCAACTTTTCTGCAAAATAACATGTTGGTTAAAACACAGAAGTTTCTTAGCAAGTAGCTAGGCAGTGGCACCACATAAATGTAAcaaaacattgtaatttttcaatatttatgttattgctAAGCTGAACATACTTGTGATGATACTTATGTTCACTTTAGCATGCATACTAGAAATGTGATtagcaagttaaaattaaataattggcTGGCCTGCTCTCAACAATGCCCAAGTCTAACTAACTAGTTCCAACTCATCATTACTCACTAACTCCTGCTAACCAGCTTCCTGATCTGTCTTTTTCCTGACCAACTCTTATGTTGTCTACTCCATGACTGAACCATGTGTCCTAACATGGCCCTTTCTTGGAGCTACAGCCTTGTCCTTAAGGATCAAAGAAGGAAACTGGCTACATCGCACAAATTCATCCTCCCACATTGTGATTAATTTTCCCTTCCTCTTTTCCAGCCTTTGTTGAATCTTGTCTCTCCTAAATAACTTGTCTGCTAACCATTACCATTACATATTCTGGCCCGACTTCATCCTCCCACATTGTGATTAATTTTCCCTTCCTCTTTCCCACATTGAGGAAGGCAcaatttaattatgaatatttttttttggaaggcagaaaatatatagtattaatataaacaTATCAGTACCAGAGGTAAGGATGAAAGATGAACCAATACAAGACACCTATGGTGCCGCCCTCCAAAAAAGAGAAGAACCCAACCAAGACCCCACCACAGAAGATACAGGAAACCCAACCCAACTTAACCAAAAGACTCTGAAAGATTGGTAGACCAGAGGTTAAAAAGAGTGTTGAAATCTTTCTCTCTAGCTTTTAACCAAGACCAAGCTAGAAATAAAGCATCATCCATCACTTTGGATGAGCACTATATGGCAGCATAGgaatttaattatgaatattataatGCATATTTAGTGATTAACATAAATGAATTTTGAATGTGCAGTGAACGTATCCTTTTTCATTAGCATAATAGACACTCTTAAAAAAAACCATTATACAATTCAAAACTACAACATAATAAGAACAAACAACATTATGCTCCCtttgttctaatttttataCCACCATACGGAATACTGATACAAAAGCTGAGGAACAAGGGGCAGTTAACAGAGAACACAAACCAGAGGTCCAAATACAGAAGCCAGGGGTGcagataaaaggaaaatcaaaGATGGCCAGGGGTACACCATAAGACTATGtataagaaagaaagggagaaaggaaGCTGACCTGGAATGAAGAATTGCTAGATGGTTGATGGTCCTGCCTTAGGGAGACAAGCTTACCCATAAATTGTTAGCCAAAGGTTGTGACCGGAAAACACTCTTATTTCATTTGTAACAAGCTAGGCATGATTAATATTTATGCTCAAACATGGGATTTGGGAACAATGTTAAAGAGTTATTATGGATTGAGTTAGAATTAGACTATTGAAAGTATATGGGCTTGGCCCAAATATAGTTTGCACTGCATtgtatttaaatcttaaaatattagcatataatacaaaaaaatacaacaataaCGAAAATAGCCTTTTGAGCATTAACATTTAACCAGACCCCaggaaaagaaaatgcaaaagaCAAATATCAACTAAAGAAACATGTCAAACAAATATTGGCATTCAGGGAAGTAACAACTAGTTGCAAGTAAAACTTACATATTCTTAGGAAAGAAATGAGCTTGTACCCTTGGAATAGATCTATCTTCTACCAAATTGGTTTTTTGAGGGCAGCTCTAGTGCATTTGGATTTCCATGTGTCAATCGTAGACCAGACATGACACATAACCCACACCGTAGGAAATAACATCAAGCATAAATACAGGAGGTAgtagatgtttttattttttcagaacCCAAGAAGAAGATAAGGATCCTCTAGATTAtaggaaacaaagagaaaggCCCAACCAAACCATAATGAAAGATTCCCTTTTTTCATTTCACAAAGGTGTAAAAACTGATACAAAAAAGAATTGACcatttaactttaaatattccaaattacatgaaaaatgatagaagcaGGGAATGATggtaaataaaacaacaaaacagaaaagataTCAAAAAGGCATGTCAGGCACCTGGTCTAGAGAATCTTGAAGCGAATAATGGGCTTCTTGAAAAgtagagaaggaaaattcatcCCATGCAAGGGTCATGGACAGAATGGAAACACTTTCCAGCTCATCTAACTCAATCTGGGAGCGGCTAAAGAATtagtatttaatgttattaaagtAATGGCAATAAGAAGTTGAACCTTTACCTGACAGTAGGCCAGTTATCGTGCATCAAATATCAATACCACATTCATAAACCACTCTTAAAGAAGAACAgtcacaaataaaatataaagttcaAGGCTGAAAATATGCTGCTATTCAACTGGATAGTTCCAAAAGAAAGATCACTTTGGATTAAGCTCGCCACATATTAGTAGAAGAACATTACAAAACATAagcatatttgataaataaggaAACGCTTTCCATTTTACTTTGATTGAATTGAACCCTTATAAGGTAAAATTGTTATACTTCAGAGTGTAAGAGAATCACTCATTACAAGACATAACATTTAGAGTTTGGTTCTAATGATTGGATATTTTTAGCCAGATCAGACTTGACCTGCATTAGAGTTCAGTAGTAGTTAGTAGATTAGGTTGCAGTCCCTAcaggaaaaatatatatcagCCCATATTAACCATAAACAGTAATAAATTCTTCttacaaatttgaaaaagaatacACATTGAAACCATATTTCTCCAAAATATAGTGTTGGAATTTTGTTTGGTATACTTGAATGCATGAAagtgtttcatttttaagtaTATTGAATACAAGAAcactgtataaaaaaaaataaaaaaacacatgaacacaatataacaaaatataaaaccaaCGTGCATTAAGGATctcataagttttattttgatatactgtcaaatgtaaaaaaaaaaattgtaaattaatttaatattgagTTAATTAATAGGCATGTGCATTGTTTGTgcaagaaaattatattatcaatcaactagaaatatttatcatataactttaataataattatcatgaatatcaataaatttatcacacATATGACagtttgtgattaaataatagtgtaaaagttttttacactttcaatcAACTAACTAGAAATGAtgacatataaaaaattattaaattaattattataaaagttaacagacttaatatatatgataatttataattaaatataagtgtaaaaagtttttataaaatttcagtgcataaattatttactatgtattatttattctaaaaaattattttagatacgatttttaaataattattagaaaaatcaatACTCTTatcataattgataatttatgatCAGATTTTTATCATAGTTAGTGAATTTGAATTAAACTCTAAAAGCAAATGCAATTCAAACCTTGAGGGGAATTAAACTCAAAGAGAAAACTACAAATGAAGTtgatggaaataaaaataaaaactaagtgCAAAAAAAGAGCCAGCAAAGCAACCAATTGAACTCCAACAATGCATGTATTAGCAACAGCATTCAGAATGACAACAAACCAAGTCACaggaaagaaattaataaatcatcacacattcaaaataaaataaaggcaaAAATACACTATTGGTCCCCTATAATGCTCAATCCGCAATTTTGGTCCCCCTATTTCCAAATCAAGACATTCAGTCCcccaatttttcaaaatcagcgATTTTGGTTCTTCTGTTAGTTGACCGTTAATTGATTATCCATGGTCAAACAttgagtgaaaaataaaagtatctaGGAGACCAAAATTGCAGATTGAGCATTATAGGGGaaccaaaaatgtattttaccctaaaataaattcatgaaaataaGGACATCCATGTAAAACAAGCAATATTAATGAAACATACAGCAGGAAGAAGGTTGGAAACTGCAGTGCCTGATGATGTAATGGCTACTGCTGGAATGTGAGATCCTCTTCCATATCCAACAGCTTGAAATGCAAGTGAACGCTCATCGAAGCATGAAATACATGTGATTAATTTGTGACTTGCAACAGCAACAGCAACAGGGGAAGGTCTAGATCCAGGAGCAATACACAAATactaaacaaaagaataaatcaGAATCATGCATTAATATTGGTGCATATGTAATATTTATCAGATCATCTCACCATCAAACCAAGTCTTGTGCATTCTTCAACAATAAGCGATGCCCAAACAGTGTTAATATTGGCACTTTCTTTCAGGGAGTTTGATAATTCATTGGCATGATCCAACTGATAATACAAGAGACAAACATAACAAGGACAAACTTCAGACAAATACAACAGATAAACATAACAACTAGAAATAACCTGgcaaatgaataattttcttcttttttctatgGTACATGAATTAAATTTCCCAAAATCTAAGGTGGCAACCATCAAAGCTAGATATCTAGGTGAAATAGAGCTTATTTTTAGATCTAGACCAtttggttatttaaattttaaaaatcttgttcatcttataattgattttgagaTAGAATTTGTTCTTAAAAAGCTCAACTCT encodes:
- the LOC102662956 gene encoding 2-succinyl-5-enolpyruvyl-6-hydroxy-3-cyclohexene-1-carboxylate synthase-like isoform X1 translates to MEQEGGLCDDGKEVDQFHQPSGSNEVAIANEDGISYGSELIEVDKVKINQGDLLFGGDASDGALWDIFWRQDVPKLQEYLKKNFREFRYVHCCRLKQLDHANELSNSLKESANINTVWASLIVEECTRLGLMYLCIAPGSRPSPVAVAVASHKLITCISCFDERSLAFQAVGYGRGSHIPAVAITSSGTAVSNLLPAIELDELESVSILSMTLAWDEFSFSTFQEAHYSLQDSLDQSPKKVNLVAALVRGMLVKDASMQLESTIKRAAKTVYQGILISNCPRLCSEILDKLNHPFLPALSICFLPGELMMWW
- the LOC102662956 gene encoding uncharacterized protein isoform X2, with amino-acid sequence MEQEGGLCDDGKEVDQFHQPSGSNEVAIANEDGISYGSELIEVDKVKINQGDLLFGGDASDGALWDIFWRQDVPKLQEYLKKNFREFRYVHCCRLKQLDHANELSNSLKESANINTVWASLIVEECTRLGLMYLCIAPGSRPSPVAVAVASHKLITCISCFDERSLAFQAVGYGRGSHIPAVAITSSGTAVSNLLPAIELDELESVSILSMTLAWDEFSFSTFQEAHYSLQDSLDQSPKKVNLVAALVRGMLVKDASMQLESTIKRAAKTVYQVVTLGNSDLKLSTAMQRNS